From Desulfoplanes formicivorans:
GATCTTGAACGGATCACAATCAAAGGCCCCCACGACCATGAACCCGCGTTTGCGCAGAATCTTGTGCCGCAACAGGGCCCTGCCAAGGTTGCCAACCCCCACGAGAGCCACATTCCAGATCCGGTCAATCCCCAGGGACTGTTTGATGGCCGTGAGCAGATCCTGGACATAGTATCCGACACCACGGACTCCAAATTCGCCAAAATAGGCAAGATCCTTGCGGATCTGTGAAGGATTGACTCCGCAAGCCCTTGCCAGTCCCTCGGAAGAAATAACCTTTTCCCCTTCCTGGCTCAAGGTCTCCAGGATCTGGACATAGGCGGCCAAACGCTGGATGGTAGCTCGTGGTATGCGTGTGCTCTTCACCGAATGTACCTGCTATCTACGTATTACGTGAAATTTTGAACAAACACCAAGACATGAAAGGGAGGCTCGCGAAAAGCCTCCCTTTCCGGAAAACAAGCGATCAGTCTAGCCAATGAAAGGATTGGCAAAGAGCAGGATCAGATTGACAACCAGAGCGTAGATGGCCAGAGATTCGATCATGGCCAGACCAACGAGCATGGTGACGGTGATCTTACCGGAAGCTTCGGGATTACGGGCGGTACCTTCACAGGCAGCCTTGAGACCAAGGCCCTGACCAATACCACAACCGGCAGCGGCAAGAGCCATACCAAGAGCAGTGGCCAGAGAAGTCATGGAGATAACGGAAGGAGCGGCTTCAGCGGCAAAAGCGGCACCAGCGACTGCAACCATGGCAATTGTGCTCAGAACAACCATAAGACCTTTACGCATGATACTTTCCTCCAAACGATGTTATATAGTTGTGGTCGAACGACCATTTCCCCGATATTAGTGGGCTTCGGAAAAGGCACCCTGCAGATAGACCAGGCTGAGCATGAAGAAGACAAATGCCTGGATGCAGTCGGCCAAGAGGAACAGGAAACACATGGGCAGAGTGGAGACCACCGGAGCCAGGATGAAGAGCAAGGCCAAGACGATGTCTTCACCCATGATATTTCCGAAAAGCCTGAGGGTCAGCGAAAGAGGACGGGCAAAGTGACTGATGATCTCAATGGGGAACATCAGCGGAGCCAGCCACCAGAAGGGGCCCATGAAGTGCTTGATGTACTTGAGCCCGTGCAGCTTGAAGCCCCAGAAATTGTAGTACAGGAAGACAAATACGGCCATGGCCGCGTTGGTGTTCACGTTGGCCGTGGGGGCATCACCGCCGGGAAGCATGCCAAAGAGGTTGCTGCACAGGATGAAGATGAACAGGGTACACAACACCGGAAACACCTTCCGGCCGTTCTCACCCATGTTGGCCACGACAAAATCTTCCAGGGATCCGATCAAAAACTCGAAGAAGTTCTGAAATCCGCCGGGAACCATTGAAATTTTCTTGCTGGCCATCCAGCCGACAATAAAAAGCCCGGCCATGATTGTCCACGCATACAGAACATTGTTGGGGATCAACAAGTGCCCGTGTGCATCCACGAGAAAGGGTGCAACAAGTTTGACCGCTTCTTCCACGAGAAAGATCGGGTGCAGATTAGCCGCCATCGTCCTAAGCCTCCTTCAATTTTTGCCCTACGAAATATTTCGCGCCATACATCAAGATATTGACCAACACCAGTGACAGGCCCGCCAGCAACGCCACCACCGAGGCCCCGCACCAGACGATAAGTACGTACAATGCCACACCGGTCAAGCCAAGACGGGTGTAAAAGCCGAACAGCAAGAGAGACACTGACCCCTGATGAAGAAAGATCAACCCCTGAATCACCTTGGCCAGAGCATAAAAATTCAGGGTTCCGATCAACCCGCCGGCAACAACATCAAGGGGCCAGGCAACCAGCAGGCCGGCAGGCAGAAGGACCAGCAGGACCAGCGTCAGAACAATCTGGTTGCGAACAAGCCAGCGCACTTCTTCATTCCTGAAACCGTGCCTGAAAAGGTAACGATCAATGGCCGTTGTTGCCATGTGTACCCCTGCCCCCATCCTGTTCCTGAAGCTTCTTGACTTCCAGATACATATTCTTGAACCCTGCGGCGATTCCGAAAACCAGAAAGATGAGCAGACACCAGGGTTTGGTTCCGAGCCATTTGTCCAGAAAATACCCCATGGCCAGCCCGACAAAGGTGCAGGTCACAAGATTGATCCCGACAACGCTCATGTTGCCCAGCGTCGCGAAATAGTTTCGATCTTTCCTATTCTTCTTTT
This genomic window contains:
- a CDS encoding redox-sensing transcriptional repressor Rex, with product MKSTRIPRATIQRLAAYVQILETLSQEGEKVISSEGLARACGVNPSQIRKDLAYFGEFGVRGVGYYVQDLLTAIKQSLGIDRIWNVALVGVGNLGRALLRHKILRKRGFMVVGAFDCDPFKIGEEIAGLEVYSSKRLQELAQELNVEIGVITTPPKRAQRAANYLVEAGVKGIVNFAPVRIDVPENVAVEYVDFIHHLFSVAFNISLNLSKGLF
- the atpE gene encoding ATP synthase F0 subunit C, giving the protein MRKGLMVVLSTIAMVAVAGAAFAAEAAPSVISMTSLATALGMALAAAGCGIGQGLGLKAACEGTARNPEASGKITVTMLVGLAMIESLAIYALVVNLILLFANPFIG
- the atpB gene encoding F0F1 ATP synthase subunit A, translated to MAANLHPIFLVEEAVKLVAPFLVDAHGHLLIPNNVLYAWTIMAGLFIVGWMASKKISMVPGGFQNFFEFLIGSLEDFVVANMGENGRKVFPVLCTLFIFILCSNLFGMLPGGDAPTANVNTNAAMAVFVFLYYNFWGFKLHGLKYIKHFMGPFWWLAPLMFPIEIISHFARPLSLTLRLFGNIMGEDIVLALLFILAPVVSTLPMCFLFLLADCIQAFVFFMLSLVYLQGAFSEAH
- a CDS encoding ATP synthase subunit I → MATTAIDRYLFRHGFRNEEVRWLVRNQIVLTLVLLVLLPAGLLVAWPLDVVAGGLIGTLNFYALAKVIQGLIFLHQGSVSLLLFGFYTRLGLTGVALYVLIVWCGASVVALLAGLSLVLVNILMYGAKYFVGQKLKEA
- a CDS encoding AtpZ/AtpI family protein, whose protein sequence is MSVVGINLVTCTFVGLAMGYFLDKWLGTKPWCLLIFLVFGIAAGFKNMYLEVKKLQEQDGGRGTHGNNGH